One genomic region from Drosophila busckii strain San Diego stock center, stock number 13000-0081.31 chromosome 3R, ASM1175060v1, whole genome shotgun sequence encodes:
- the LOC108603062 gene encoding MOB kinase activator-like 1 — protein sequence MAMEFLFGSRSSKTFKPKKNIPEGTHQYDLMKHAAATLGSGNLRNAVALPDGEDLNEWVAVNTVDFFNQINMLYGTITEFCTEDSCGIMSAGPKYEYHWADGLTVKKPIKCSAPKYIDYLMTWVQDQLDDELLFPSKIGVPFPKNFLSSAKTILKRLFRVYAHIYHQHFSEVVTLGEEAHLNTSFKHFIFFVQEFNLIERRELAPLQELIDKLTAKDERQI from the exons ATGGCAATGGAATTTTTGTT CGGTTCACGCTCAAGCAAAACTTTCAAGCCCAAGAAGAATATACCAGAAG GCACACATCAGTATGATCTGATGAAACATGCAGCTGCCACGCTGGGCTCCGGAAATTTACGCAATGCTGTGGCGTTACCTGATGGCGAAGATCTCAACGAGTGGGTAGCTGTTAACA CTGTGGACTTTTTCAATCAGATAAACATGCTTTATGGCACTATTACGGAATTTTGTACAGAGGATAGCTGTGGCATTATGTCGGCAGGTCCGAAATACGAATATCATTGGGCCGATGGCCTGACGGTTAAGAAACCTATCAAATGCAGTGCACCGAAATATATTGATTATCTCATGACCTGGGTGCAGGATCAACTGGACGACGAGTTGCTGTTCCCGTCCAAAATTGGAGTACCATTTCCAAAGAACTTTCTCAGCTCCGCCAAGACTATACTAAAGCGTTTGTTCCGCGTGTATGCGCATATCTATCATCAGCATTTCAGCGAAGTGGTCACGCTGGGCGAGGAGGCCCATCTAAACACTTCGTTCAAACACTTTATCTTCTTTGTGCAGGAGTTCAATTTGATTGAACGCCGCGAGCTGGCGCCTTTGCAGGAGCTCATCGACAAGTTGACGGCAAAGGATGAACGGCAGATATAG
- the LOC108604068 gene encoding protein phosphatase PP2A 55 kDa regulatory subunit isoform X2, with the protein MAGNGEASWCFSQIKGALDDDVTDADIISCVEFNHDGELLATGDKGGRVVIFQRDPASKSANPRRGEYNVYSTFQSHEPEFDYLKSLEIEEKINKIRWLHQKNPVHFLLSTNDKTVKLWKVSERDKSFEGYNTKEENGLIRDPQNVTALRVPSVKQVPLMVEASPRRTFANAHTYHINSISVNSDQETFLSADDLRINLWHLEVVNQSYNIVDIKPTNMEELTEVITAAEFHPTECNVFVYSSSKGTIRLCDMRSAALCDRHSKQFEEPENPTNRSFFSEIISSISDVKLSNSGRYMISRDYLSIKVWDLHMETKPIETYPVHEYLRAKLCSLYENDCIFDKFECCWNGKDSSIMTGSYNNFFRVFDRNSKKDVTLEASRDIIKPKTVLKPRKVCTGGKRKKDEISVDCLDFNKKILHTAWHPEENIIAVAATNNLFIFQDKF; encoded by the exons ATGGCCG GCAATGGAGAGGCGTCCTGGTGCTTCTCACAGATCAAGGGCGCCCTGGACGATGATGTCACCGATGCGGATATCATATCCTGCGTGGAATTCAATCACGATGGCGAACTGCTGGCCACTGGCGATAAAGGTGGTCGTGTTGTCATCTTCCAG CGTGATCCCGCCTCAAAGTCCGCCAATCCGCGACGTGGTGAATACAATGTCTATTCGACATTCCAATCGCATGAACCTGAATTTGACTACCTCAAATCGCTGGAGATTGAGGAGAAGATCAACAAAATCCGATGGCTGCATCAAAAGAATCCCGTACACTTTCTGCTCTCAACGAACGATAAAACGGTGAAATTGTGGAAGGTCAGCGAGCGCGACAAGTCGTTCGAGGGCTACAACACAAAAGAGGAGAACGGGTTAATACGTGATCCGCAAAATGTAACCGCCTTACGAGTTCCTTCTGTGAAGCAAGTACCGCTTATGGTGGAGGCCTCGCCACGTCGCACCTTTGCCAATGCACACACTTAtcacataaattcaattagcgTTAATTCGGATCAAGAGACCTTCCTGTCCGCCGATGATTTGCGCATCAATCTCTGGCATCTGGAGGTGGTCAATCAGAGCTACAATATTGTGGACATTAAGCCCACAAATATGGAGGAGCTAACGGAAGTCATTACCGCCGCCGAGTTCCATCCAACCGAATGCAATGTCTTTGTCTACTCCAGCTCGAAGGGCACAATACGTTTATGTGATATGCGCTCGGCGGCGCTTTGTGATCGCCATAGCAAGCAGTTTGAGGAGCCAGAGAATCCAACAAATCGTAGTTTCTTCAGTGAGATTATCAGCTCCATCAGCGATGTTAAGTTGAGCAATTCCGGTCGATACATGATCTCCAGGGACTACTTAAGCATCAAGGTCTGGGACTTGCACATGGAGACCAAGCCCATCGAGACGTACCCT GTGCATGAATATCTACGCGCCAAATTGTGCTCACTGTATGAGAACGACTGCATCTTTGATAAGTTCGAGTGCTGTTGGAACGGCAAGGATAGCTCCATTATGACTGGCAGCTACAATAACTTTTTCCGTGTCTTTGATCGCAACTCGAAAAAGGATGTCACGCTGGAGGCCTCGCGGGATATAATTAAGCCCAAGACGGTGCTAAAACCACGCAAAGTTTGCACTGGCGGCAAACGAAAGAAGGACGAGATCAGTGTGGATTGTCTCGACTTTAATAAGAAAATACTGCACACCGCCTGGCATCCCGAGGAGAATATCATTGCTGTGGCCGCGACTAATAATCTGTTCATCTTTCAGGATAAATTTTAG
- the LOC108601803 gene encoding TATA box-binding protein-associated factor RNA polymerase I subunit B isoform X2 has translation MDETDVMEVDNMECDVCGERTFQEREGFYYCIECGTKKEQIRAVEISAEDTFNDTTKHSTQRTIKKPKIKTEENDITSWEFYNYVLRGFLQELLQMGAKPELKLMTLQVWAAYMSRMEVAFCKSNELGLPKLSVRALARDARIIYNHKQSKRKRERSDRKFQQPGDERANWREWRKTKRKLDESGYSGKDGELSESTLHASQSLKLQWSRNARKSLKEHMPLKHLDEHSLDSSGSMLCHKLRPTAGSLTSFDRHIYCLNITKLYVVLAIALNQVEDNIQLCDLLRLIDEDHLTSRNMLGYLPENVAAQGKTLLKQLEFGHQKDKCRYKFIRHHIAQMSRFIDMNGYQQPDLEGLTQRYVLELNLPPQLTSYVKSLMDVLPPKFAPIHGEHIYPRYEARVMAYIIYVLKLLFGLDDVKERQISDSAKTINKQLSQIDAQQPLLFVYTDWMQFVELRKVLVSHYSESFARRFGQSTQLGRKVDDFLIKERKQQEQDFCINDLTPTMQRTRENIAILFETLLKQQFGQSSADSLAKDHIEFQPSLTPAHSYFKRLLLLAGESELSVHIPSCMLVDHTERQLDPFKQPSSLLADYFAQHDISLRVEELACREDIQSVGIFQAISRLPQRHKEYRANCDIKTQTWIEELRRREKRPDFVFREPVANYGRQYQRIIHERAMRREQLERGNPFSEFKATPKYLLQMHNKEVPLDELASIQAFDECNMDPLNVPLELPRRQLEDSTAETVEPKLEYLSGQSEASTSQSQSEELVLKISNFDCWLLHGYLTRMTESDKRKVRTLFPCSFRWLLDTCAATIGVEWTVLYEQLLVIEVMFHHGIEDWSNHKNHLRLKYNIMNKDMNLLTKAFRDMW, from the exons ATGGACGAAACAGATGTAATGGAAGTGGATAATATGGAATGTGATGTATGCGGGGAGCGCACATTCCAGGAACGTGAAGGATTTTACTACTGTATTGAGTGCGGCACCAAAAAAGAGCAGATACGTGCAGTGGAGATTAGCGCCGAGGACACATTCAACGACACTACTAAACATAGTACACAGCGTACCATAAAGAAGCCTAAAATTAAGACAGAGGAAAACGATATAACTTCATGGGAATTTTACAATTATGTGCTACGCGGTTTTCTACAGGAGCTGCTACAAATGGGCGCCAAGCCAGAACTCAAGCTTATGACTCTCCAAGTATGGGCTGCCTATATGAGCCGCATGGAAGTGGCATTCTGCAAAAGCAACGAGCTGGGTCTGCCAAAACTGAGCGTGCGTGCATTGGCAAG AGACGCAAGGATTATATACAAtcacaagcaaagcaaacgaaagcGCGAGCGGTCGGATAGGAAATTCCAACAACCTGGAGATGAGCGTGCCAACTGGCGTGAATGGCGTAAGACCAAG CGCAAATTGGATGAATCAGGCTATAGTGGCAAGGACGGCGAGCTATCCGAGTCCACGCTTCATGCCAGCCAAAGCTTAAAGCTACAATGGTCAAGAAACGCGCGGAAATCCTTGAAAGAGCATATGCCTCTCAAACATCTCGATGAGCATAGCTTGGACAGCAGTGGCAGCATGCTCTGCCACAAGCTTCGTCCGACGGCCGGCTCACTAACAAGCTTTGATCGCCACATCTATTGTCTGAACATTACCAAGCTTTATGTGGTGCTTGCCATAGCGCTGAACCAGGTAGAGGATAATATACAGCTGTGTGATCTGCTGCGTCTTATAGACGAGGATCATTTAACCAGTCGTAATATGCTGGGCTATCTGCCCGAGAACGTGGCTGCCCAAGGCAAAACGCTGCTGAAACAGCTTGAATTTGGTCATCAAAAGGACAAGTGTCGATATAAG TTCATAAGACATCACATAGCGCAGATGTCACGTTTCATAGACATGAATGGTTACCAACAGCCAGATTTGGAGGGGCTGACCCAACGCTATGTGTTGGAGTTGAATTTACCACCGCAGCTGACGAGCTATGTTAAGAGTTTGATGGATGTACTGCCACCTAAATTTGCGCCAATTCATGGCGAGCATATATATCCACGCTATGAGGCCAGAGTCATGGCTTACATTATCTATGtgcttaaacttttatttggaCTTGATGATGTTAAGGAGCGCCAGATCTCTGATTCTGCGAAAACGATTAATAAGCAGTTATCCCAGATTGACGCACAGCAGCCGCTGCTCTTTGTCTACACCGATTGGATGCAGTTTGTAGAGCTACGCAAGGTGCTTGTTTCGCATTATAGCGAGAGTTTTGCACGCCGCTTTGGCCAGAGCACGCAACTGGGGCGCAAGGTGGATGACTTTTTGATAAAGGAACGCAAGCAGCAAGAACAGGACTTTTGCATTAATGATCTGACACCAACCATGCAACGTACGCGAGAGAACATTGCGATTCTCTTTGAAACACTGCTGAAGCAGCAGTTTGGACAGTCCAGCGCTGATAGCCTGGCCAAGGATCATATTGAATTCCAGCCCAGCCTAACGCCGGCGCACAGCTATTTTAAACGTCTCCTGCTGCTGGCAGGGGAGAGTGAGTTAAGCGTTCACATACCAAGCTGTATGCTTGTGGATCACACGGAGCGGCAGCTAGATCCCTTCAAGCAACCAAGTAGCCTGCTCGCAGACTACTTTGCCCAACATGACATAAGCCTGCGCGTAGAGGAGCTAGCCTGCCGCGAGGACATACAGTCTGTGGGCATCTTTCAAGCGATTTCACGATTACCGCAACGCCACAAGGAATACCGTGCAAACTGCGATATCAAGACACAAACGTGGATCGAAGAGTTACGTCGTCGAGAGAAGCGACCAGATTTTGTATTTCGCGAACCAGTGGCCAACTATGGCAGACAGTATCAGAGAATAATACATGAACGAGCAATGCGTCGTGAGCAGCTGGAGAGAGGCAATCCCTTTAGCGAATTTAAGGCCActccaaaatatttgctacagATGCATAACAAGGAGGTGCCACTAGATGAACTGGCTTCTATACAAGCATTCGATGAGTGCAATATGGATCCGTTGAACGTGCCGCTCGAGCTACCGCGACGTCAGCTAGAAGATTCAACTGCAGAAACAGTGGAGCCTAAACTGGAGTATCTCAGTGGACAAAGCGAAGCGTCAacgtcacagtcacagtcagagGAATTGGTCTTGAAGATCTCAAACTTTGATTGCTGGCTGCTTCATGGGTATCTAACTCGCATGACTGAGTCGGATAAGCGAAAAGTACGGACGCTTTTTCCATGTTCATTTCGTTGGCTGCTGGACACATGCGCTGCCACAATTGGTGTGGAATGGACCGTGCTCTATGAACAGTTACTGGTGATAGAGGTTATGTTCCATCATGGCATTGAGGATTGGAGCAATCATAAGAATCATCTGCggcttaaatataatattatgaaTAAGGACATGAATCTATTGACCAAAGCCTTTCGGGATATGTGGTAA
- the LOC108604068 gene encoding protein phosphatase PP2A 55 kDa regulatory subunit isoform X1, with product MGRWGRQSPVLEPPDPQPPPIPPRTFMRQSSITKIGNMLNTAININGAKKPQSNGEASWCFSQIKGALDDDVTDADIISCVEFNHDGELLATGDKGGRVVIFQRDPASKSANPRRGEYNVYSTFQSHEPEFDYLKSLEIEEKINKIRWLHQKNPVHFLLSTNDKTVKLWKVSERDKSFEGYNTKEENGLIRDPQNVTALRVPSVKQVPLMVEASPRRTFANAHTYHINSISVNSDQETFLSADDLRINLWHLEVVNQSYNIVDIKPTNMEELTEVITAAEFHPTECNVFVYSSSKGTIRLCDMRSAALCDRHSKQFEEPENPTNRSFFSEIISSISDVKLSNSGRYMISRDYLSIKVWDLHMETKPIETYPVHEYLRAKLCSLYENDCIFDKFECCWNGKDSSIMTGSYNNFFRVFDRNSKKDVTLEASRDIIKPKTVLKPRKVCTGGKRKKDEISVDCLDFNKKILHTAWHPEENIIAVAATNNLFIFQDKF from the exons ATGGGTCGTTGGGGTCGACAAAGTCCAGTGCTGGAGCCGCCAGATCCGCAGCCCCCACCTATACCCCCGCGCACCTTTATGCGGCAATCGAGTATTACGAAAATTGGTAATATGCTCAACACGGCCATCAACATAAACGGTGCCAAAAAGCCGCAAA GCAATGGAGAGGCGTCCTGGTGCTTCTCACAGATCAAGGGCGCCCTGGACGATGATGTCACCGATGCGGATATCATATCCTGCGTGGAATTCAATCACGATGGCGAACTGCTGGCCACTGGCGATAAAGGTGGTCGTGTTGTCATCTTCCAG CGTGATCCCGCCTCAAAGTCCGCCAATCCGCGACGTGGTGAATACAATGTCTATTCGACATTCCAATCGCATGAACCTGAATTTGACTACCTCAAATCGCTGGAGATTGAGGAGAAGATCAACAAAATCCGATGGCTGCATCAAAAGAATCCCGTACACTTTCTGCTCTCAACGAACGATAAAACGGTGAAATTGTGGAAGGTCAGCGAGCGCGACAAGTCGTTCGAGGGCTACAACACAAAAGAGGAGAACGGGTTAATACGTGATCCGCAAAATGTAACCGCCTTACGAGTTCCTTCTGTGAAGCAAGTACCGCTTATGGTGGAGGCCTCGCCACGTCGCACCTTTGCCAATGCACACACTTAtcacataaattcaattagcgTTAATTCGGATCAAGAGACCTTCCTGTCCGCCGATGATTTGCGCATCAATCTCTGGCATCTGGAGGTGGTCAATCAGAGCTACAATATTGTGGACATTAAGCCCACAAATATGGAGGAGCTAACGGAAGTCATTACCGCCGCCGAGTTCCATCCAACCGAATGCAATGTCTTTGTCTACTCCAGCTCGAAGGGCACAATACGTTTATGTGATATGCGCTCGGCGGCGCTTTGTGATCGCCATAGCAAGCAGTTTGAGGAGCCAGAGAATCCAACAAATCGTAGTTTCTTCAGTGAGATTATCAGCTCCATCAGCGATGTTAAGTTGAGCAATTCCGGTCGATACATGATCTCCAGGGACTACTTAAGCATCAAGGTCTGGGACTTGCACATGGAGACCAAGCCCATCGAGACGTACCCT GTGCATGAATATCTACGCGCCAAATTGTGCTCACTGTATGAGAACGACTGCATCTTTGATAAGTTCGAGTGCTGTTGGAACGGCAAGGATAGCTCCATTATGACTGGCAGCTACAATAACTTTTTCCGTGTCTTTGATCGCAACTCGAAAAAGGATGTCACGCTGGAGGCCTCGCGGGATATAATTAAGCCCAAGACGGTGCTAAAACCACGCAAAGTTTGCACTGGCGGCAAACGAAAGAAGGACGAGATCAGTGTGGATTGTCTCGACTTTAATAAGAAAATACTGCACACCGCCTGGCATCCCGAGGAGAATATCATTGCTGTGGCCGCGACTAATAATCTGTTCATCTTTCAGGATAAATTTTAG
- the LOC108603061 gene encoding retinol-binding protein pinta, whose translation MDSELSEEQQQVQELSDWLDSNPYINGCRSYANLHFFLRTCKFDVERAKRKLKTYYQMRAERIEWFDNCDPLLPEIQELLKLGVFLPIDGVEDEHQRKVVVIRTAAHDPKRHTQNNVFKTSKMILDLLLKLEPDNCARGMVAIMDMQGVQLGHAMQLNPKLIKRSVESWTAYPCQPKLLEFTNAPRHVNLFLNTFRVFMSNKIRNRVVVHREGTIVQCKQLPRELGGLGPSYKELAIKWRHLVEQNADFYVEQGKYKSLLN comes from the exons ATGGACAGTGAATTGAGTgaagagcaacagcaagtgcAGGAGTTGAGCGATTGGTTGGACTCTAATCCCTACATAAATGGCTGTAGGTCATACGCTAATCTACATTTCTTTTTGCGCACTTGTAAATTTGACGTGGAACGGGCCAAAAGGAAACTAAAAACATATTATCAAATGCGCGCGGAGCGCATAGAATGGTTTGACAACTGCGATCCTTTGTTGCCCGAGATACAAGAGCTGCTGAAGCTAGGAGTGTTTCTGCCCATCGATGGTGTGGAAGATGAACATCAGCGCAAGGTGGTGGTCATACGCACAGCAGCGCACGATCCCAAACGTCACACGCAGAACAATGTTTTCAAGACAAGCAAAATGATATTGGATTTGTTGCTGAAATTGGAGCCAGACAACTGTGCACGCGGTATGGTGGCGATTATGGACATGCAGGGCGTGCAACTGGGTCATGCCATGCAGCTAAATCCTAAACTAATCAAGCGCTCTGTTGAAAGCTGGACTGCATATCCCTGTCAGCCCAAGTTGTTGGAGTTCACAAATGCACCACGTCACGTTAATCTCTTCTTGAATACCTTTAG aGTGTTCATGAGCAACAAGATACGCAACCGCGTCGTGGTGCACCGCGAGGGAACCATTGTGCAATGTAAACAATTGCCCAGAGAACTGGGAGGGCTGGGACCGAGTTACAAAGAGTTGGCTATCAAATGGAGGCATCTGGTTGAACAGAATGCTGACTTTTATGTAGAGCAAGGCAAATACAAAAGCTTACTGAACTAA
- the LOC108601803 gene encoding TATA box-binding protein-associated factor RNA polymerase I subunit B isoform X1, with protein MDETDVMEVDNMECDVCGERTFQEREGFYYCIECGTKKEQIRAVEISAEDTFNDTTKHSTQRTIKKPKIKTEENDITSWEFYNYVLRGFLQELLQMGAKPELKLMTLQVWAAYMSRMEVAFCKSNELGLPKLSVRALARDARIIYNHKQSKRKRERSDRKFQQPGDERANWREWRKTKRKLDESGYSGKDGELSESTLHASQSLKLQWSRNARKSLKEHMPLKHLDEHSLDSSGSMLCHKLRPTAGSLTSFDRHIYCLNITKLYVVLAIALNQVEDNIQLCDLLRLIDEDHLTSRNMLGYLPENVAAQGKTLLKQLEFGHQKDKCRYKFIRHHIAQMSRFIDMNGYQQPDLEGLTQRYVLELNLPPQLTSYVKSLMDVLPPKFAPIHGEHIYPRYEARVMAYIIYVLKLLFGLDDVKERQISDSAKTINKQLSQIDAQQPLLFVYTDWMQFVELRKVLVSHYSESFARRFGQSTQLGRKVDDFLIKERKQQEQDFCINDLTPTMQRTRENIAILFETLLKQQFGQSSADSLAKDHIEFQPSLTPAHSYFKRLLLLAGESELSVHIPSCMLVDHTERQLDPFKQPSSLLADYFAQHDISLRVEELACREDIQSVGIFQAISRLPQRHKEYRANCDIKTQTWIEELRRREKRPDFVFREPVANYGRQYQRIIHERAMRREQLERGNPFSEFKATPKYLLQMHNKEVPLDELASIQAFDECNMDPLNVPLELPRRQLEDSTAETVEPKLEYLSGQSEASTSQSQSEELVLKISNFDCWLLHGYLTRMTESDKRKVRTLFPCSFRWLLDTCAATIGVEWTVLYEQLLVIEVMFHHGIEDWSNHKNHLRLKYNIMNKDMNLLTKAFRDMCH; from the exons ATGGACGAAACAGATGTAATGGAAGTGGATAATATGGAATGTGATGTATGCGGGGAGCGCACATTCCAGGAACGTGAAGGATTTTACTACTGTATTGAGTGCGGCACCAAAAAAGAGCAGATACGTGCAGTGGAGATTAGCGCCGAGGACACATTCAACGACACTACTAAACATAGTACACAGCGTACCATAAAGAAGCCTAAAATTAAGACAGAGGAAAACGATATAACTTCATGGGAATTTTACAATTATGTGCTACGCGGTTTTCTACAGGAGCTGCTACAAATGGGCGCCAAGCCAGAACTCAAGCTTATGACTCTCCAAGTATGGGCTGCCTATATGAGCCGCATGGAAGTGGCATTCTGCAAAAGCAACGAGCTGGGTCTGCCAAAACTGAGCGTGCGTGCATTGGCAAG AGACGCAAGGATTATATACAAtcacaagcaaagcaaacgaaagcGCGAGCGGTCGGATAGGAAATTCCAACAACCTGGAGATGAGCGTGCCAACTGGCGTGAATGGCGTAAGACCAAG CGCAAATTGGATGAATCAGGCTATAGTGGCAAGGACGGCGAGCTATCCGAGTCCACGCTTCATGCCAGCCAAAGCTTAAAGCTACAATGGTCAAGAAACGCGCGGAAATCCTTGAAAGAGCATATGCCTCTCAAACATCTCGATGAGCATAGCTTGGACAGCAGTGGCAGCATGCTCTGCCACAAGCTTCGTCCGACGGCCGGCTCACTAACAAGCTTTGATCGCCACATCTATTGTCTGAACATTACCAAGCTTTATGTGGTGCTTGCCATAGCGCTGAACCAGGTAGAGGATAATATACAGCTGTGTGATCTGCTGCGTCTTATAGACGAGGATCATTTAACCAGTCGTAATATGCTGGGCTATCTGCCCGAGAACGTGGCTGCCCAAGGCAAAACGCTGCTGAAACAGCTTGAATTTGGTCATCAAAAGGACAAGTGTCGATATAAG TTCATAAGACATCACATAGCGCAGATGTCACGTTTCATAGACATGAATGGTTACCAACAGCCAGATTTGGAGGGGCTGACCCAACGCTATGTGTTGGAGTTGAATTTACCACCGCAGCTGACGAGCTATGTTAAGAGTTTGATGGATGTACTGCCACCTAAATTTGCGCCAATTCATGGCGAGCATATATATCCACGCTATGAGGCCAGAGTCATGGCTTACATTATCTATGtgcttaaacttttatttggaCTTGATGATGTTAAGGAGCGCCAGATCTCTGATTCTGCGAAAACGATTAATAAGCAGTTATCCCAGATTGACGCACAGCAGCCGCTGCTCTTTGTCTACACCGATTGGATGCAGTTTGTAGAGCTACGCAAGGTGCTTGTTTCGCATTATAGCGAGAGTTTTGCACGCCGCTTTGGCCAGAGCACGCAACTGGGGCGCAAGGTGGATGACTTTTTGATAAAGGAACGCAAGCAGCAAGAACAGGACTTTTGCATTAATGATCTGACACCAACCATGCAACGTACGCGAGAGAACATTGCGATTCTCTTTGAAACACTGCTGAAGCAGCAGTTTGGACAGTCCAGCGCTGATAGCCTGGCCAAGGATCATATTGAATTCCAGCCCAGCCTAACGCCGGCGCACAGCTATTTTAAACGTCTCCTGCTGCTGGCAGGGGAGAGTGAGTTAAGCGTTCACATACCAAGCTGTATGCTTGTGGATCACACGGAGCGGCAGCTAGATCCCTTCAAGCAACCAAGTAGCCTGCTCGCAGACTACTTTGCCCAACATGACATAAGCCTGCGCGTAGAGGAGCTAGCCTGCCGCGAGGACATACAGTCTGTGGGCATCTTTCAAGCGATTTCACGATTACCGCAACGCCACAAGGAATACCGTGCAAACTGCGATATCAAGACACAAACGTGGATCGAAGAGTTACGTCGTCGAGAGAAGCGACCAGATTTTGTATTTCGCGAACCAGTGGCCAACTATGGCAGACAGTATCAGAGAATAATACATGAACGAGCAATGCGTCGTGAGCAGCTGGAGAGAGGCAATCCCTTTAGCGAATTTAAGGCCActccaaaatatttgctacagATGCATAACAAGGAGGTGCCACTAGATGAACTGGCTTCTATACAAGCATTCGATGAGTGCAATATGGATCCGTTGAACGTGCCGCTCGAGCTACCGCGACGTCAGCTAGAAGATTCAACTGCAGAAACAGTGGAGCCTAAACTGGAGTATCTCAGTGGACAAAGCGAAGCGTCAacgtcacagtcacagtcagagGAATTGGTCTTGAAGATCTCAAACTTTGATTGCTGGCTGCTTCATGGGTATCTAACTCGCATGACTGAGTCGGATAAGCGAAAAGTACGGACGCTTTTTCCATGTTCATTTCGTTGGCTGCTGGACACATGCGCTGCCACAATTGGTGTGGAATGGACCGTGCTCTATGAACAGTTACTGGTGATAGAGGTTATGTTCCATCATGGCATTGAGGATTGGAGCAATCATAAGAATCATCTGCggcttaaatataatattatgaaTAAGGACATGAATCTATTGACCAAAGCCTTTCGGGATATGTG CCACTAA